The Etheostoma cragini isolate CJK2018 chromosome 10, CSU_Ecrag_1.0, whole genome shotgun sequence nucleotide sequence TGGACCGCCTCCTTCTCCATGACAACCGCGTCAGGCAGGTCAACCGTCGGGCTTTTCGTGATCTGGGCCGTCTGACCATCCTTTATCTGTTCAACAACTCCCTGGCCGAGCTGCCAGGCCAGGCTATGAAAGACACCCAAGGCATCCAGTTCCTCCGCCTCAATGGTAACCCCTGGTCCTGCGGTTGTGAGGCTCGTCCCCTCTGGGAGTGGTTCCGCAAGGCCCGCATCTCCTCCTCTGAGCTCATGTGTACCTCTCCATCCCAACATCGCGGCCAAGACCTCAGATTCCTCCGCGAGATGGACTTCGCTCTTTGTCCTCTGCCTGACCCTGGCTCTCTGGCCGGATCCACCACAACCACCTTCAGCACTAAGACCCGCTGGTGGTTCTCCAAGCACAAGCCTGTATCTTCGTCTAAGGCCTCGTACCAGAAGAGCGCAGAGGGAGTGAAGGCCTTCCCCTTCCCTGGCGGAAAGCCTCAGTACCTCCCTAAAAACCCGTCCGAAACCTTCTCCTCAAAGTATGAACTGTCAGAGGATGAGGTAGCGCTCCCCAAGCTAGACCAAGAAGAATATTGGGCCAACTACGGCAATGAAGACGCCTCTGTCCGCTGCTTAGAGCTGGAGTGTCCCCCAGGCTACGACACAGCCTTCTCCTCGTCCTCCTTCTTAAACAACACCCCATCCCTCCTTcaccttctctccctctccgtAGTCACATTATCCTTCCATTTCCTTTTTGGCTGAACTTTGCTCTACTTTACTCAATTTTCCCCTCTAATTTCTTTTTCCAATCCTAACAAATACCTGGATCTTGATTCCTTTCAGTTACCTTCTCGACTTGCAGGAGGTGCCACACTGACACAGGAGACAGGTGAGGCAGCAGGGAGCGGTTTTAAAGAGCAGAGAACAGTAGAGTTAATGTAGAGCAGGACAAGAATTGAATGTTGAAGTAGCTGCTGCTTATAATACAGGCATTAAAATCAGGGATCAGATCATGAAAACTGACTCTGATAGTGACGGTACAAAGGCAGAAATCTACAACAACAGGATGAAAtgacagagacacaacacagaCCGCTGGTGGTGTCTCCAGGTGGTTTTTGATATTATAGCTACAAACAACGCAGGCGTTGTGACTCGTCAACAGCTATTTTCTATAGTGCTCACCATCATCCACTCACAGCTAACGTATTGTTcctcacttatttatttttgtcatcatGAATACAAGTGGTAATTCATTATATCAGAAGTATGAGAAAGAGGTGGATAAACACAGATAATG carries:
- the rtn4rl2b gene encoding reticulon-4 receptor-like 2b: MESRSTLRRSSARNFKGGLCLWLILWLVVVKPSGVSACPRLCVCYPTPMTVSCQSQNLTIVPAGVPYDSQRVFLQNNRITELRADSFGFETQVLWLYGNNITWVEAGAFSNLRVLEELDLGDNPLQHLEGGAFRGLERLQSLHMHRCKLATLPHDLFHKLYSLQFLYLQDNQLHFLQDDLFSDLVNLTHLFLHGNRIRALSENVFRGLVNLDRLLLHDNRVRQVNRRAFRDLGRLTILYLFNNSLAELPGQAMKDTQGIQFLRLNGNPWSCGCEARPLWEWFRKARISSSELMCTSPSQHRGQDLRFLREMDFALCPLPDPGSLAGSTTTTFSTKTRWWFSKHKPVSSSKASYQKSAEGVKAFPFPGGKPQYLPKNPSETFSSKYELSEDEVALPKLDQEEYWANYGNEDASVRCLELECPPGYDTAFSSSSFLNNTPSLLHLLSLSVVTLSFHFLFG